Proteins encoded by one window of Myripristis murdjan chromosome 1, fMyrMur1.1, whole genome shotgun sequence:
- the tmem184c gene encoding transmembrane protein 184C has translation MPCTCGNWRRWIRPLVVLLYILLLLVVLPLCIWELQKSGVGTHNKAWFIAGIFVFMTIPISLWGILQHLVHYTQPELQKPIIRILWMVPIYSLDSWIALKYPNIAIYVDTCRECYEAYVIYNFMTFLLNYLGNQYPSLVLMLEVQEQQKHLPPLCCCPPWPMGEVLLLRCKLGVLQYTVVRPVTTVIALICQLCGVYDEGNFSSKNAWTYLVIFNNISQLFAMYCLVLFYRALREELAPIKPVGKFLCVKLVVFVSFWQAVFIALLVKVGVISEKRTWDWQSVEAVATGLQDFIICVEMFLAAIAHHFSFTYKPYIQEAEEGSCFDSFLAMWDISDVRADISEQVRNVGRTVLGRPRKSYFDEAQNDGERSGLLAAGSQDAATESLSNPASPKGRYQGLGKTLTPHSLSAPAGLSSAPWEEGHEARPEETQDTKEPTDADLIVIT, from the exons ATGCCCTGTACCTGTGGGAACTGGAGAAGATGGATCCGGCCTTTGGTCGTCTTACTctacattttgttgttattagtCGTCTTGCCCCTGTGCATTTGGGAGCTGCAGAAGTCGGGG GTTGGCACTCATAACAAAGCATGGTTCATTGCGGGGATATTTGTCTTCATGACCATACCCATATCATTATGGGGCATCCTCCAGCATTTGGTGCACTACACCCAGCCTGAGCTTCAGAAACCCATTATCAG GATATTATGGATGGTCCCCATCTACAGCTTGGACAGT TGGATTGCATTGAAATACCCCAATATAGCAATTTATGTGGACACATGCAGAGAGTGCTATGAGGCCTATGTCATCTACAACTTCATGACTTTCTTGCTTAACTATCTGGGAAACCAGTATCCCAGCCTGGTGCTAATGCTGGAGGTCCAGGAACAGCAGAAACAcctgcctcctctctgctgctgccccccgtggCCAATGGGAGA GGTTTTACTACTGAGATGCAAGCTTGGAGTGTTGCAGTACACAGTCGTAAGACCAGTGACAACAGTGATCGCCTT GATCTGTCAGCTGTGTGGGGTGTATGATGAAGGCAATTTTAGTTCAAAAAATGCCTGGACGTACCTGGTTATCTTCAACAATATATCACAGTTG TTTGCCATGTACTGCCTGGTGTTGTTCTACAGGGCCCTGAGAGAAGAACTTGCCCCAATCAAACCAGTGGGAAAGTTCTTGTGTGTCAAACTGGtggtttttgtctctttctg GCAAGCTGTTTTCATTGCTTTGCTGGTGAAAGTCGGGGTGATTTCAGAGAAACGCACATGGGACTGGCAAAGTGTGGAGGCTGTAGCAACTGGCTTACAG GATTTCATCATATGTGTGGAGATGTTTCTAGCAGCCATTGCCCATCACTTCAGCTTCACATACAAGCCTTACAtccaggaggctgaggagggctCTTGTTTTGACTCCTTCTTGGCCATGTGGGACATCTCAGATGTCAGAGCAGATATTTCTGAACAAGTCCGCAATGTTG GGAGAACTGTGTTGGGTCGTCCAAGGAAGTCCTACTTTGATGAGGCGCAGAATGACGGTGAACGATCTGGCCTTCTTGCTGCGGGTTCCCAGGATGCTGCCACAGAGAGCTTGTCCAACCCAGCATCACCCAAGGGTCGATACCAAGGCCTGGGCAAAACCCTCACACCGCATTCCTTGTCGGCACCAGCTGGGCTCAGCTCAGCCCCTTGGGAAGAAGGACATGAGGCTAGACCAGAAGAAACCCAGGACACCAAAGAACCAACAGACGCAGATCTCATTGTAATCACCTAG